One window of the Rhodohalobacter sp. SW132 genome contains the following:
- a CDS encoding cytidine deaminase gives MKKINQLETYSYSPYSDHSGDWCVVEGKSGLWYPGVRVENISFPLTITPLHGAICSCLANGDQPVSFYAETDTNELHPYWISEYNLQERKAVPETLDLFHPILENGQQKSLQLSEALIPKAVTPHSDFPVAAFLYTDDGVVTGVNVEVSSWSLGLCAERLAIFRAVSAGIQSFNKLEVYAPKGDFSSPCGACRQVLMEWMPGKTVELHHGDLTVSTHKTEHLLPFAFSSSQLKNEH, from the coding sequence ATGAAGAAGATTAACCAACTTGAAACCTACTCCTATTCACCCTATTCTGACCATTCCGGTGACTGGTGCGTAGTTGAGGGAAAATCAGGCCTGTGGTATCCCGGGGTTCGGGTTGAGAATATCTCGTTTCCCCTTACGATCACACCGCTTCACGGGGCGATCTGCAGCTGTCTGGCGAACGGGGATCAGCCGGTATCATTTTATGCCGAAACCGATACCAATGAACTTCATCCCTACTGGATTAGTGAATACAATCTGCAAGAACGAAAAGCTGTTCCTGAAACACTCGATCTTTTCCATCCGATATTGGAAAACGGTCAACAAAAAAGCCTGCAATTGTCTGAGGCGCTAATTCCCAAAGCGGTAACTCCACATTCTGATTTTCCTGTTGCTGCATTCCTTTACACCGATGACGGTGTGGTCACCGGAGTGAACGTTGAAGTAAGCTCCTGGAGTCTCGGATTATGCGCCGAGCGACTGGCTATTTTCAGGGCAGTTTCTGCCGGAATTCAATCATTCAATAAACTTGAAGTGTATGCCCCGAAAGGCGACTTCAGCAGTCCGTGCGGCGCTTGCCGCCAGGTTTTGATGGAGTGGATGCCGGGTAAAACCGTAGAACTGCACCACGGCGATTTAACCGTCTCCACACACAAAACTGAACATCTTCTCCCCTTTGCATTTTCATCCAGTCAGCTCAAAAATGAACATTGA
- a CDS encoding histone H1, producing the protein MSRIEQVRSLISELEPDMEKFYEKGNKAAGTRARKTLQEIKKVSQEIRLEIQEMKNSGKV; encoded by the coding sequence ATGAGCAGAATTGAACAGGTACGATCCTTAATTTCCGAGTTGGAGCCTGACATGGAAAAGTTTTATGAAAAAGGCAATAAGGCTGCAGGTACCCGTGCCCGCAAGACGCTTCAGGAGATTAAGAAAGTATCTCAGGAGATCAGGCTTGAAATTCAGGAAATGAAGAACAGTGGTAAGGTTTAA
- a CDS encoding GIY-YIG nuclease family protein: MACYLYILRSEIQEKYYYGSSDDPDRRLPHHNGENKGFTQRYRPWNIVYRHKFATRKEAEAAERLVKGWKSKKMTRLLIEGIINLEDYM; encoded by the coding sequence ATGGCATGCTATTTATACATCCTCCGTTCAGAAATACAAGAGAAATACTATTACGGATCCTCTGATGATCCAGACCGACGCCTCCCCCATCATAACGGCGAGAATAAGGGATTTACCCAACGCTATCGACCCTGGAATATCGTATATCGTCATAAATTCGCTACCCGGAAAGAAGCTGAAGCTGCTGAACGGCTGGTCAAGGGGTGGAAAAGCAAAAAGATGACGCGCTTGCTGATTGAGGGAATTATCAATCTGGAAGATTATATGTAA
- a CDS encoding YihY/virulence factor BrkB family protein has protein sequence MILKKENVLQFWSLLKDSYKEFNENDPLRLSSSTAFFATFSIIPIIILLLTLFGIIFSEQLLTGEFLNALQGMVGEETTEHLSTVLENIQQMQQGIWLTVGIIIFLMFVATTLFIVVQSSFNQIWKVQPKEDVTYRFIVKNRGISLLIILVTGLLFLTTLFLDLLIGFLGDNILNLIPGINQWLIKLLYIALSLVIFTLWFASMFKFLPDVKLTWKNVWPGSLLTAILFLIGQHIMGLVLVSGNISTIYGASGSLVLLLLFIFYSSFILYFGATFVKNYAVYKDEKIKTTKFAVRYEINIVE, from the coding sequence ATGATTCTAAAAAAGGAAAACGTATTACAATTCTGGTCTCTCTTAAAAGATAGTTATAAGGAATTCAATGAAAATGACCCTCTCAGGCTTAGTTCATCTACAGCTTTTTTTGCAACCTTTTCTATTATTCCGATAATCATTCTTCTTCTGACTCTATTCGGTATCATCTTCAGCGAACAATTATTAACCGGAGAATTTTTAAATGCCTTGCAGGGCATGGTGGGTGAAGAAACAACCGAACATTTATCCACCGTCCTTGAAAATATTCAGCAAATGCAGCAGGGAATTTGGCTTACTGTTGGAATCATCATCTTTTTAATGTTTGTGGCTACAACCCTCTTTATTGTGGTTCAAAGTTCGTTCAATCAAATATGGAAGGTGCAGCCCAAAGAAGATGTAACCTATAGATTCATCGTAAAAAACAGGGGAATATCACTGTTGATTATATTGGTTACCGGCCTTTTATTCCTTACTACGTTGTTCCTCGATTTGCTTATCGGCTTTTTAGGAGACAATATTTTAAATCTGATTCCGGGAATAAATCAGTGGCTGATAAAGCTACTTTATATCGCTTTATCACTCGTAATTTTCACCTTATGGTTTGCATCCATGTTTAAATTCTTACCTGATGTGAAATTAACCTGGAAGAACGTCTGGCCCGGCTCACTTCTCACCGCTATTTTATTTTTGATAGGTCAGCATATCATGGGGCTGGTGCTGGTTTCCGGAAATATCAGTACTATCTACGGTGCTTCAGGATCACTGGTGCTCTTGTTACTTTTTATTTTTTATTCTTCGTTTATACTCTATTTCGGTGCCACATTTGTCAAAAATTATGCAGTTTATAAAGATGAGAAGATAAAAACGACAAAATTTGCAGTGCGATATGAAATAAACATCGTTGAATAG
- a CDS encoding histidine kinase dimerization/phosphoacceptor domain -containing protein: MIEENEIITDATLDETGMNGLRDRIMPILETTSKICEATASLVYKHEDSEISIVTTYEGSDEPVVSAINKISGMLDPGDGLSIIQNIRDHEQASSLLSDVEIEKVQFYAGASLKSETGNNIGVLCIHDSKPRELSEDQKQLLRVMIDGAKAQLLLYKQPELSKDSGKKLKTYTALLKNSADLTFLLEPEQGKITHVSEGVEKELGYSLDMLLGKPFTDILLKEELDGDTIDQWFLIAKQHKGRYTAAVRFMDHQKRKRSYMCEFSADENHWYVTARDISDRKEAELGVYELKDKLQKIVSVATDLIYQLDWESGDFYWGDELTDILGYPHTEKFVNYDWWLDKIHPDDLKRVTHNMENTVQGDKQKSKLVYQIRTFDGSYKYVMNRIYVNRNKDGMTENIIGAIVDVSDLVELEEHSKRNEKSLEEKETLLAEIHHRVKNNLAVVSGMLQLQAYNETDERVQQKLIASTERIGTMAKIHELLYKSSGFEKLRIDENIEQLISSLVSTHDESLDLNVSFDMEPVELNIDYALPCSLIVNEVITNVLKYAYDDGDSGSLEVCLYQHEETVTLKIRDDGKGLPEDFNVEGKGSSLGLVLIETLTKQLKGTYSYTSLDRGVEFKLVFDKSDNKVEESNSE, encoded by the coding sequence ATGATTGAAGAAAATGAAATTATAACTGATGCGACACTTGATGAAACGGGTATGAATGGACTGAGGGACCGGATCATGCCGATCCTGGAAACGACGTCAAAAATATGTGAAGCGACGGCATCCCTGGTTTACAAGCATGAGGATTCAGAAATCAGTATTGTGACAACTTATGAAGGGAGTGATGAACCTGTCGTTTCTGCTATTAATAAGATATCGGGTATGTTGGATCCAGGCGATGGTCTGTCGATCATACAAAATATTCGGGACCATGAGCAAGCAAGCTCCCTGTTGTCTGATGTGGAAATCGAGAAGGTTCAATTCTATGCCGGGGCATCACTTAAAAGTGAGACCGGGAATAACATTGGAGTGTTGTGTATTCACGATTCAAAACCACGTGAGCTCTCGGAGGATCAGAAACAGCTGCTTCGGGTAATGATCGACGGAGCCAAGGCCCAGCTTTTGCTCTATAAACAACCAGAATTGTCGAAAGATAGCGGCAAAAAGCTGAAAACCTATACTGCCCTTCTCAAAAATTCAGCAGATCTTACATTCCTCCTGGAGCCTGAACAGGGGAAAATTACTCACGTAAGCGAAGGGGTAGAAAAGGAGTTGGGGTACTCACTTGATATGCTGCTGGGGAAACCGTTTACCGATATTTTATTAAAGGAAGAGCTTGACGGGGATACTATAGATCAATGGTTTTTAATAGCAAAACAACACAAGGGGCGTTATACAGCAGCGGTTCGGTTTATGGACCATCAAAAACGGAAAAGAAGCTATATGTGTGAGTTTTCCGCTGACGAGAACCATTGGTACGTGACAGCCAGGGACATCAGCGATAGAAAAGAGGCAGAACTGGGGGTTTATGAGCTTAAAGATAAACTTCAGAAAATTGTATCTGTGGCCACGGACCTAATCTATCAACTGGATTGGGAGTCGGGAGACTTTTACTGGGGAGATGAGTTAACCGATATACTCGGTTATCCGCATACAGAAAAATTTGTGAATTACGACTGGTGGCTCGATAAGATTCATCCCGATGATCTTAAACGGGTAACTCATAATATGGAAAACACGGTGCAAGGGGATAAACAGAAGTCGAAGCTTGTATACCAAATCCGAACGTTTGATGGATCCTATAAATATGTTATGAATCGCATCTACGTGAATCGCAATAAAGATGGTATGACGGAAAATATCATCGGAGCCATTGTGGACGTTAGCGATTTGGTGGAATTAGAAGAGCACTCAAAAAGAAATGAGAAATCGCTGGAAGAGAAAGAAACGTTACTGGCTGAGATTCATCACCGGGTAAAAAATAACCTTGCTGTGGTGTCTGGTATGCTGCAGCTGCAGGCATATAATGAAACAGATGAACGGGTACAGCAAAAACTAATAGCCAGTACCGAACGCATTGGGACAATGGCTAAGATCCATGAACTGCTTTATAAGTCTTCGGGCTTTGAAAAACTGAGAATTGATGAAAATATCGAACAGCTCATCTCCAGTTTAGTGAGTACTCACGACGAATCTCTTGATTTGAATGTCTCCTTCGATATGGAGCCTGTTGAATTGAATATCGATTATGCGCTGCCATGTTCACTCATTGTAAACGAAGTTATTACAAATGTGCTTAAATATGCATATGATGACGGCGATTCCGGCTCCCTGGAAGTTTGTCTTTACCAACATGAAGAAACAGTGACGCTGAAAATTCGGGATGATGGAAAGGGCTTACCGGAGGATTTCAACGTCGAAGGGAAGGGCAGCTCTCTTGGGTTGGTGCTGATTGAAACACTCACAAAGCAGCTTAAAGGTACATATTCCTACACATCCCTGGATCGTGGAGTGGAATTTAAACTTGTCTTCGATAAATCGGATAACAAAGTTGAAGAATCAAATTCAGAGTAA
- a CDS encoding HAMP domain-containing sensor histidine kinase, with protein sequence MKNLKCDLRSPLWGITGLLDLLITEDKDRLEVQSSDLSIIKESVQSILDLLNGSMYAEETEKSLEEITATDRLLTSAMMEINRLYLPMAQAKGISLSLRTQIDTEVQLLPKFFIHLIKITGHLVGNAIKFTPSKGLVDVVFTLNDYEDESILNMTVTDSGITMSHNQISVFNQGKPVPRSAETNGKEGFGNGLQHVKKMVSDTHGHIIVMSEKDKGTLFSLSFPLPGNHSPRIDTSHFIVNDGTISYNGHHR encoded by the coding sequence ATGAAAAATCTTAAGTGTGATCTCCGAAGTCCGCTCTGGGGTATTACAGGGTTGCTTGATCTGCTTATTACTGAAGATAAGGATCGGCTTGAAGTGCAATCCAGTGATCTGAGTATAATTAAAGAATCTGTTCAATCTATTTTAGATCTTTTGAATGGTAGTATGTATGCTGAAGAAACTGAGAAAAGCCTGGAAGAAATTACGGCTACCGACAGACTACTTACTTCTGCTATGATGGAGATAAATCGTTTATATCTTCCGATGGCACAGGCTAAAGGCATTTCACTATCGCTAAGAACTCAAATTGATACAGAGGTACAACTCCTACCCAAATTTTTTATACATCTGATAAAGATCACAGGGCATTTAGTCGGAAACGCCATTAAATTTACCCCATCGAAGGGATTAGTTGACGTGGTTTTTACATTGAATGACTATGAAGATGAAAGCATTTTGAATATGACCGTTACTGATTCCGGTATAACTATGTCACATAACCAGATATCAGTATTTAACCAGGGTAAGCCGGTTCCAAGATCGGCGGAGACTAATGGGAAGGAGGGGTTTGGTAACGGCCTTCAGCACGTTAAAAAAATGGTTTCAGACACCCATGGTCATATTATTGTGATGAGCGAAAAAGATAAAGGAACACTGTTTTCATTATCATTTCCGCTTCCCGGTAATCATTCGCCCCGAATAGATACATCTCATTTTATTGTTAATGACGGTACAATCTCATATAACGGTCATCATAGATAA
- a CDS encoding sensor histidine kinase, whose protein sequence is MSILKPATDICEATKCQIYSLLEVFLIHHEETVTLKIRDDGKGLPDNFEESDNKSSLGMELIQTLTKQLNGTYSYRSLESGVEFELVFNKSDRKGVGFNFKVSPDVQS, encoded by the coding sequence ATGTCAATCCTGAAACCAGCCACCGATATCTGCGAAGCGACTAAATGCCAGATTTACAGTTTGTTGGAAGTTTTCCTTATCCACCATGAAGAAACAGTGACGCTGAAAATCCGGGATGATGGAAAAGGATTACCTGATAATTTTGAAGAGTCAGATAATAAAAGTTCTCTCGGGATGGAACTGATTCAAACTCTCACAAAACAACTTAATGGCACATACTCATATAGGTCACTGGAAAGTGGTGTGGAATTCGAACTTGTTTTCAACAAATCAGACAGAAAAGGTGTTGGGTTTAATTTTAAAGTAAGTCCGGATGTGCAGTCTTGA
- a CDS encoding glycoside hydrolase family 3 N-terminal domain-containing protein translates to MINQITHIKIVVPAILILSLVFSSCRTSEPITEVREKEETPVLLEPSESPLEAPEKIEYDTDLNVDSLLASMSLREKIAQLFVVPAYGSFTYENEARYLRLKRLVRDQKIGGIIFMQGDVYGQAVMTNQLQQLAEIPLWITQDMEFGAAMRVRGTTRFTPAMGIAATGDPQNAYLKGKITAKEAKALGVHQVFAPVLDVNNNPDNPVINVRSFAGEPETVSIFGNHFIRGLESEGILATAKHFPGHGDTNIDSHLALPTISHDYDRINGLELVPFRVNIEHGLQSVMSAHIAYPGISENIGRPSTLDETVLNRILIDSLGFNGLVVTDGLEMQGITDHYSPGEAVVLSLLAGADLMLISPDELTAIADVEQAVRMGRISEERIDRSVQKLLTLKKERGVFEQPDVDINRLGLEINTLNYQAIANSIARQSLTVLRNDRNILPITEAKFPNVLVVTVADDRSGSTGSNLAREFRQYHERVTYRNIDRRTTDEEKESILEAARNADLVVIGSFIMVRSHQPIQLPDELRDITVELTKVNTPSMLMAFGNPYIVRDLRDVDSHVLAWSTDANQVRQSVPGLFGAANIGGKLTAEIPGMYQIGDGLEFNHTSLRFDIPESVALRTEKLIEVDLIMQQAIDDSVFPGGAVGVMKDGALVWSEGYGYHDYSKTQPVRDSDVYDLASLTKVMSTTTAIMKLVDDGRLSLDDRVADYISEFDRDDKRDITIEQMLLHTSGLPAFRTYVDRLKTRGEILDAIRNEPLEAAPGEQYTYSDLGFILLAEIVEQITGDRIDRFVRNQFFRSMNMFSTRYNPASSGRWMTRRIPPTEIDDVYNRGTVHGVVHDERAYFMDGVAGHAGLFSNLRDIAIFSQMILNGGEYAGRRYLSGEIIETFTSNQSPLNQRAYGYDMKSDGFSSAGSLTGANTFGHTGFTGTSLWIDPDENMAIIILTNRTYPNRDLGGGIGRLRADVADAIMKSLINEED, encoded by the coding sequence ATGATCAACCAGATCACCCACATTAAAATAGTTGTACCCGCCATACTCATTCTATCGCTTGTGTTCTCTTCATGCAGAACATCAGAACCGATAACAGAAGTTCGGGAAAAAGAAGAAACTCCCGTGCTTCTTGAACCCTCGGAATCGCCGCTTGAAGCTCCAGAGAAAATTGAATACGACACAGATCTTAATGTGGATTCTCTGCTTGCATCCATGAGTTTGCGTGAAAAAATAGCCCAGCTATTTGTGGTTCCGGCTTACGGTTCGTTTACCTATGAAAATGAAGCGCGATATCTTCGGCTGAAAAGGCTGGTACGCGATCAGAAAATCGGCGGAATAATTTTCATGCAGGGTGACGTATACGGCCAGGCTGTAATGACCAACCAACTCCAGCAACTGGCCGAAATACCGCTGTGGATCACACAGGATATGGAATTCGGAGCTGCGATGCGAGTCAGGGGTACCACGCGATTTACACCGGCAATGGGGATTGCAGCCACCGGAGATCCTCAAAATGCTTATCTGAAAGGAAAAATCACTGCGAAAGAAGCAAAAGCGCTCGGTGTTCACCAGGTATTTGCCCCCGTTCTGGATGTGAATAACAATCCTGATAACCCGGTGATTAATGTGCGCTCATTTGCCGGAGAGCCGGAAACTGTCTCAATATTTGGCAACCATTTTATCAGGGGACTTGAAAGTGAAGGCATTCTGGCAACGGCCAAACATTTTCCGGGTCATGGCGATACCAATATCGATTCGCACCTCGCCCTTCCCACGATTTCGCACGATTACGACCGAATCAACGGGCTGGAACTCGTACCATTTCGCGTAAATATCGAACATGGCCTGCAAAGTGTGATGAGCGCTCATATCGCATATCCCGGTATCAGTGAAAATATCGGCCGGCCATCCACACTTGATGAAACCGTTTTAAACAGAATACTGATCGATTCCCTCGGTTTTAACGGCCTTGTAGTTACCGATGGACTGGAAATGCAGGGAATTACCGATCACTACTCCCCTGGCGAAGCTGTTGTGCTCTCCCTGCTTGCCGGTGCCGACCTTATGCTCATTAGTCCGGATGAACTTACAGCAATCGCCGATGTGGAACAGGCTGTGCGTATGGGGCGAATTTCTGAAGAGAGAATCGATCGTTCAGTTCAGAAACTGCTGACTTTGAAAAAAGAGCGGGGTGTTTTTGAACAGCCGGATGTGGATATCAATCGGCTTGGCCTCGAAATCAATACACTGAACTACCAGGCAATTGCCAACTCGATTGCAAGGCAGTCGCTCACCGTGCTTCGAAATGATCGAAATATTCTGCCAATTACAGAAGCCAAGTTTCCGAATGTTTTGGTTGTAACCGTTGCTGATGACAGGTCCGGCTCAACCGGCAGTAATCTGGCCCGTGAATTCCGGCAGTATCACGAGCGTGTCACCTATAGAAATATTGATCGAAGAACGACTGACGAGGAGAAAGAATCGATTCTTGAAGCCGCACGAAATGCCGACCTTGTGGTCATCGGTTCGTTTATTATGGTTCGATCCCATCAGCCCATTCAGCTGCCGGATGAATTACGGGACATCACGGTGGAGTTAACAAAAGTGAATACCCCTTCCATGCTGATGGCTTTTGGTAATCCGTATATCGTTCGGGATCTGCGGGATGTTGATTCGCACGTACTGGCTTGGTCAACAGATGCAAACCAGGTTCGTCAGTCTGTTCCCGGACTCTTTGGAGCTGCAAATATTGGCGGAAAACTGACGGCAGAAATTCCCGGCATGTACCAGATTGGTGATGGGCTTGAGTTTAATCACACATCATTGCGGTTCGATATTCCGGAATCGGTTGCACTGCGGACCGAAAAACTCATTGAAGTGGATTTGATTATGCAGCAAGCCATTGACGATTCTGTATTTCCCGGAGGAGCTGTTGGTGTGATGAAAGATGGCGCCCTGGTCTGGAGTGAAGGTTACGGTTATCATGACTATTCCAAAACGCAGCCTGTTCGGGATTCTGACGTGTACGATCTTGCTTCATTAACCAAGGTGATGTCCACAACTACAGCGATAATGAAATTGGTTGATGACGGCAGACTATCACTGGATGACAGGGTTGCAGATTATATTAGCGAGTTTGACCGTGATGATAAACGAGATATCACTATCGAGCAGATGTTACTGCACACATCCGGTTTACCTGCATTCAGAACATATGTTGACAGACTTAAAACCCGCGGCGAAATTCTGGATGCAATCCGGAATGAACCGCTCGAAGCCGCTCCCGGTGAACAGTATACGTACAGTGATCTCGGCTTTATTCTGCTTGCAGAAATCGTGGAACAGATCACAGGAGATCGCATCGACCGGTTTGTTCGCAATCAATTTTTCCGGTCGATGAATATGTTTTCAACCCGGTATAATCCCGCTTCTTCAGGCCGCTGGATGACCCGGAGAATACCTCCAACGGAAATTGACGACGTCTATAACAGAGGGACCGTCCATGGTGTGGTACACGATGAACGCGCCTATTTTATGGATGGTGTCGCGGGTCACGCCGGGCTTTTTTCCAATCTCCGGGACATCGCCATCTTTTCCCAAATGATACTGAACGGCGGTGAATATGCGGGCAGAAGATATTTATCGGGGGAAATCATCGAAACATTTACTAGCAACCAGTCACCGCTGAACCAGCGGGCGTATGGTTACGACATGAAAAGTGATGGATTCAGTTCTGCGGGATCGCTGACAGGCGCCAATACGTTTGGGCACACCGGGTTTACCGGTACAAGCCTCTGGATTGATCCTGATGAAAACATGGCAATCATTATATTAACAAACCGGACCTATCCCAACAGAGATCTTGGCGGAGGAATTGGACGCCTGAGAGCTGATGTTGCCGATGCAATTATGAAAAGTTTGATCAATGAAGAAGATTAA
- a CDS encoding Tat pathway signal sequence domain protein, translated as MSKYLSRRDFVKNTVLAAASLPLIQSSFAEGQQDTPSKPKFMPTKPNTLTWLDGSTPALQNGTAFGVPWPKGKHAKETEFQMIDSQKKNIPVQTWVTATWPDGSIKWTGHAVSGAEAASDYYQIRPGKPASPQTKVQVRQANGDVHVDTGKMKCLISGKGENLIASIERDGSKVLENGRLKGSKQDSPEAGSPRTPFTSDISDIEVEQDGPIRAVIKIEGTHMETDGRRWLPFSVRLYFHSNSDAIRMVHTFVFDGDENQEFISSLGVNFEVPMHDELYNRHVRLSGQGNGIWAEAIQGLTGLRRDPGEEVRKAQIEGKAVPSPSTWDRRVSSRIHWIPRWSDYKLSQLSANGFKVEKRTKKGHSWIPAGQGPRSSGTGYIGGASGGVAFGMRDFWKLHPTQIDIRNAATDKAEVTMWMWSPDAQPMDIRFYHDGMGQEVEGPLSDVEPVDGVEPSVPDSPYAKQLDALNITYEDYEPGFGTPYGVARSTDLFFVACGETPSKSFLGNFAESVEQPPQLTVQPKDFHNAGVFSNMWGLPDRSTKKLSDLEERLDWSIQYYNDQVDQHHWYGFWDYGDFMHTYDTDRHMWRYDVGGYAWDNSELSTDMWLWYTFLRSGDVKAYRLAEAMNRHNRDVDIYHLGRFARLGTRHNVQHWGCSAKQLRISTNMNRRFHYFLTTDERTGDVLHEMLEADRQLANINPVRKLPGQPFNVEDSRMSVGTDFGSAAANWLTEWERTGDPKVRGWIEQAMRSIGESKWGFFTGSFAYDVDTKKMTEPENPQPSASHLNTMFGLPELCAELIELIDVPEFKEAWLNYCRLYNAPQEVQQAELGNQYRDPGFVQSHSRITAYAAAMTNDEQLAKRAVPELLGDEWGVHANAPRMEKTLSTTRIEGPEVLNPVDEAPWVSTNDSAQFGLAAIQVSALVGEYVK; from the coding sequence ATGAGTAAATATCTATCCCGTCGCGATTTCGTCAAAAACACCGTTCTGGCGGCAGCAAGTTTACCGTTAATACAATCAAGCTTTGCAGAAGGCCAACAGGACACGCCTTCCAAGCCTAAATTCATGCCCACCAAACCCAATACTCTGACATGGCTGGACGGGAGCACGCCGGCCCTGCAAAACGGGACGGCCTTTGGAGTACCCTGGCCAAAGGGTAAACATGCCAAAGAAACAGAGTTTCAAATGATTGATTCGCAAAAAAAGAATATTCCGGTTCAGACATGGGTCACCGCCACGTGGCCGGATGGATCCATCAAATGGACGGGGCACGCAGTTTCGGGTGCTGAAGCCGCGAGTGATTATTATCAAATTCGTCCTGGAAAACCGGCTTCTCCTCAAACAAAAGTTCAGGTTAGGCAAGCAAATGGGGACGTGCATGTGGATACCGGGAAAATGAAATGCTTGATTTCCGGTAAAGGCGAAAATCTCATAGCCTCGATCGAACGGGATGGCAGTAAGGTACTTGAAAATGGTCGGTTAAAAGGTTCTAAACAGGATTCACCGGAAGCGGGGAGCCCCCGGACTCCTTTCACTTCAGATATATCAGATATCGAGGTGGAACAGGACGGACCGATCCGGGCGGTGATCAAAATCGAAGGCACCCACATGGAAACAGATGGACGAAGATGGCTTCCATTTTCAGTACGTCTCTACTTCCATTCGAACAGTGACGCGATACGGATGGTTCACACCTTTGTGTTCGATGGCGATGAGAATCAGGAATTCATCTCCAGCCTCGGGGTAAATTTCGAGGTACCAATGCATGATGAACTTTATAATCGACACGTTCGCTTGTCCGGTCAGGGAAATGGAATTTGGGCTGAAGCCATACAGGGACTCACCGGCTTGCGTCGCGACCCGGGTGAGGAGGTTCGTAAAGCACAAATCGAAGGTAAGGCAGTTCCATCACCAAGTACCTGGGATAGGCGTGTCAGTTCCCGTATTCACTGGATTCCCCGGTGGAGCGACTACAAACTTTCGCAGCTCTCGGCAAATGGTTTCAAGGTTGAAAAGCGAACGAAGAAAGGACACTCATGGATTCCTGCCGGTCAGGGTCCCCGTTCCAGCGGTACCGGTTATATTGGAGGAGCCTCAGGGGGAGTTGCCTTTGGTATGCGGGATTTCTGGAAACTTCACCCAACTCAAATTGATATTCGAAATGCCGCAACCGATAAAGCAGAAGTAACTATGTGGATGTGGTCACCCGATGCACAGCCCATGGATATCCGGTTTTATCATGATGGAATGGGCCAGGAAGTCGAGGGACCTCTTTCAGATGTTGAGCCGGTGGACGGTGTTGAGCCCAGTGTTCCTGATTCTCCTTATGCTAAACAGCTGGATGCGCTCAATATCACATACGAAGATTATGAACCCGGTTTCGGAACGCCTTATGGCGTGGCCCGGTCTACAGATCTATTTTTTGTGGCTTGTGGAGAAACTCCTTCCAAGAGTTTTCTTGGAAATTTTGCGGAATCAGTTGAGCAGCCGCCGCAATTAACCGTACAGCCAAAGGATTTCCATAACGCGGGGGTATTCAGCAATATGTGGGGGCTCCCTGATCGTTCCACGAAAAAACTAAGTGATCTCGAAGAACGACTGGATTGGTCCATCCAATATTACAACGATCAGGTGGATCAGCATCATTGGTATGGCTTCTGGGATTATGGAGATTTTATGCATACCTATGACACCGATCGTCACATGTGGCGATACGATGTAGGTGGCTATGCCTGGGATAATTCCGAGTTGTCCACAGATATGTGGCTATGGTATACCTTTTTGCGATCGGGTGACGTCAAGGCCTATCGCCTGGCTGAAGCCATGAATCGGCATAATCGCGACGTAGACATCTACCATCTGGGGCGATTTGCCAGACTGGGCACCCGTCACAATGTGCAGCATTGGGGATGCAGTGCAAAACAACTGCGTATTAGTACGAACATGAATCGCCGCTTCCACTATTTCCTGACAACCGATGAACGGACAGGAGATGTCCTTCATGAGATGCTTGAAGCAGACCGGCAACTGGCTAATATTAATCCGGTCCGAAAACTGCCGGGTCAACCGTTCAATGTTGAGGATAGCCGAATGAGTGTCGGCACCGATTTTGGATCCGCTGCCGCGAACTGGCTAACCGAATGGGAGCGAACCGGTGATCCGAAAGTCAGGGGATGGATTGAACAGGCCATGCGGTCGATCGGGGAATCCAAGTGGGGATTCTTCACTGGAAGCTTTGCCTATGATGTAGATACTAAAAAAATGACGGAGCCTGAGAACCCGCAACCAAGTGCTTCGCATTTGAACACCATGTTCGGTTTACCCGAGCTTTGCGCAGAATTGATTGAACTGATTGACGTTCCGGAATTCAAGGAAGCATGGCTGAACTATTGCCGCCTCTACAACGCTCCACAGGAAGTACAACAAGCCGAACTTGGAAATCAATACCGCGATCCTGGTTTTGTGCAATCTCATTCCAGAATCACAGCGTATGCTGCGGCCATGACGAATGATGAACAACTGGCGAAACGAGCAGTTCCGGAGTTGCTTGGCGATGAATGGGGCGTTCATGCTAATGCACCCAGAATGGAAAAGACCCTTTCTACCACCCGTATTGAGGGACCAGAAGTTCTCAACCCGGTTGATGAAGCTCCCTGGGTTAGCACCAATGATTCCGCCCAGTTTGGACTGGCTGCGATCCAGGTCTCCGCACTCGTCGGAGAGTACGTTAAATAA